The genomic region GTTTTTCGGGTGATTTTCCGAACAAAAATCTACATTAAGCACTTTGAAAATAACCAGTTGCCAGGACACCTCGTGAGCACTCATTAACAACCCCAAAAATTGTGATTCTATCCCCAAAGAACTTCGCCATTATTCCGGCTGTAATTACTGCAAGAATTCTTTTTGTGTCATGGCTGGCACAATTATCCACTGCATGCACTTTTCTCAGCATTAGTGATCCTTACCATTTTGCTCATTTTGAATGCCAGAAAGCCCCTGTTGTCGATGCTGTCGAACGTGACGAAAAAATGAAGGGCAAAGAACTTCGCGCATTGATAAAAGCAGAATGTCGATATTGATGCCACCAAGCCTGATGATTGGTGAATTCAGCGGCTACAGCGTGATACGTGAGGTTCACCCATTTATAGGACAGCTATTTGACAAAAATAAGTTTGCTCAGGCATCCTTTGGCACCCAACGTTTTTTGACATCGTAGCTATCTTGCAAATGGGAAGGGCCTCATCTTGAATCAGAGGAAATTTGCACAGGAATTTATGATTTGAAGTAGATCAGCGAGCTCAGGAAGTGAAAACCAACAAACCGAGGTGATAAGCAGCAATTCCTCACGATGAATGACAGCGACGTATAATAAACAACCTATCCGATAGCCAATTACAGGGATTTTGTTTCATAAAAAACCGCTCAGACCGTCACCTAATAGGGAATTGAAAACAAAAAGACAAAGATAAATTCCAGGGCACCGGGCCGAAAAAAGCTTATCATGGGCACAATGTTACCATTACAACGTTACAGGGAACATTAAAAGAAATCACATTTTAGCAATCGCATAAACAGATTTCACTTTGTCACCAATCAAATCTATATTTTTTATCTCAAATCCTATTTTACCGAGTAATTCTTCTAAATTGGACGTTGTCAAAACTCTCGACTCCTTTGGTGGTTTACCATATGTTCGAATGTATCGATAGAGCATGCCCAGCTTCTGAAAGGACTTCATTCCTTGGATAGTAAAACTTACAATAATCATGCGTCCATCTTTTTTCAAAATACGTTTACATTCATCAAGAGCTTTCTCTGGATTTGGGATTACATGCAACAAGTTAGCCATAAAAACAGTATCAAAACTGTTCTTATCAAATGAAAGATTCAGACAATCTTCTTGCTTCACTTGAATAAATTCATTGTCTTTGAACTTTTGTCTTGTAACCTCAACCATCTCGGCAGACCAATCAGTTGCTACAACTTTCTCAGAATTTGAAGCAATAATTTCCGTAAACACCCCATCTCCACATCCCAATTCAAGTGTTGTCCCAAGGTTCTTGTTTTCAGCTATTTGATATTTAAGAAACTCTATTTCCCTATACCCTGCGACATAATTATTACGTTTCTCAAAATCACTTGCAAACCTTGACCAGAATGATTCTTTTTGTGACATATTCCTACTCATTATGTTTTTATTTTCTTCATATCAATATTGAATTTTATACGGTGTTCCTGACGCATCGATCATAGAGCTGATCCATAGACATAGCGAAAGGTCAGGGCTTCGGAGAAGTGATTTCAAGCTGCACTATTCCGGAAGCAAGCCTGTTTGTCAGCCACTGAAAGGGCAAAAGATAGGAATAGGGACGCATCCGCTCGGGAAAAGGATCGGCGTAAGTCATTTGTCGCTTGATCCGTAAATGAGGATGAATATCGTTAAACCATTTATAGTCACCATAGTTCAGTGCCCACGGCATGAGCGGAACAGTGTATGTTTTAGTCACCTTCATCCCCTTGAGGCTTTTCCTGGAAAGCCAGACAGGAATAACGTCGAATATAATCTGACTTTCCCCAAAGTGTTCGGCAAGGCGATACAACAGATCCCTGACTTCACCTTCTTTAAAGTACATCAGAAGTCCCGCCATGACGATGAACACTTCCGATCCTTGTGGCATCTTTTTTATCCATAGATCATCGAGCGCCGAACAGGTTATCGTCTCTATCCTCTCTTCCGCAGGCAGAAACCGCTTGCGCACCTCGATGCTCTCGGGAAGGTCTACGGAAATCCAGCACAGCTTGCCGTTATCGACACGCCAGAACTGGGTATCCAATCCTTCACCAAGGGAAACAACCGTTCCTGCAGGCTTCTTCTGGAGCCATAGCTTCAATGCATCATCGATAACACGAGCCCGAATCGCATGACCTGCATTGGGCTTTCCAAAGCTCCCCTCGAAATCATAGTCGATACGCTCGACCAGATCGGCGGACATGGGATCATCGATCAGACGATCCTTCCGTTTCTGTTCGGCAGCCCGATTCCAGAGTGGCCACAGCAGGGTTTCCGGCACTCCGTTCAGACTCACCCTTTCTTTTCCTATCCGTACGTTTATCCCCATAGCTATACTCCATCTTATTTTTCAACGATCTCAAACATCATCCTCATTTTCTCATCGAGTGCAACTTCACTCTTCAGATACTCGTAAAAGTCCTTGAACACAAGCGGCTTGCCTTCCTGCATCGTAAACCACTCCCGAACTAAGTAGAGCAACCTCTTGTGCCCGATAGTCTCCGACACATGATAAAGAGCGATAGCTCCTTTGTTTTCTTCCAAATAGTCTATACCATCGGCATAGAGAAGCGACGGTTCCGTGTTCGGTTCCGCTCCCCTGTCCTTGCCGTACTTGCGCCTCTTTTTATCGAGAACAACCGCAACGCGTTCCTCACCGTCCCTCTGTTCGAGAAAACCGAGGGCCAAGGCTTCAGGAAGTGCTGTCCAGAGCATTTCGGCGCCCTGAACGTCTGCCAAGAGACCGTTTTCCAGCACCCACTGGCGGAACAGTTCCCTCGTGACGGAAGCACGGATGAAACTGACAACATCGGCATTGTTTCGGTCTCCATACCACCCCTCTTTCTCCGAAATGGCAATTGTATTGGCAAAAGCGTAAAATGGATCCTGATAGAAAGGAATCTCCACTACTCGTAGCTCTGAATAGGGGTAGGCACCGAGATGACTTTCCAGATAGTTCATTCCTTCTTCGAGAGCCTCGCAGTACAAATCGATATTGTAACCGTGGTCCGCCTTGTAGAGCAGTGTAACCTCCGTTTCACCGACCGTCAGCGCCTCTTCGGCATAGTCGGCTGAACCGATGCACCAGTGAAGCGGCGAAGGTTTTTCAAGCTCGTAACGGAAGTAGTTGCGGCCGTTCTCCTCCCAGCGTTTTACCAGCATGCCCGGAGCGAACGTGGTCTGGGTAGCGGGCGTGCTGACGGTTATCGTCCCGCTCACAAGGGCGGCATCGGTTGCCAGATAATGTTTTACAAGCGAAACCGGATCGTCGACAGAATCCATACGTGAGTCGAGCATATCGAGGCCGTTTGCCTTGCGCTCGTTGTTTTCCTGAAGCTCCTTGCCCGAATCGTACCCGATCACCGGTACAAAACGCTCCATGAGCAGACCGTTGTAAGCCAGATCCGCA from Prosthecochloris marina harbors:
- a CDS encoding class I SAM-dependent methyltransferase, producing MMSRNMSQKESFWSRFASDFEKRNNYVAGYREIEFLKYQIAENKNLGTTLELGCGDGVFTEIIASNSEKVVATDWSAEMVEVTRQKFKDNEFIQVKQEDCLNLSFDKNSFDTVFMANLLHVIPNPEKALDECKRILKKDGRMIIVSFTIQGMKSFQKLGMLYRYIRTYGKPPKESRVLTTSNLEELLGKIGFEIKNIDLIGDKVKSVYAIAKM
- a CDS encoding class I SAM-dependent methyltransferase, whose protein sequence is MGINVRIGKERVSLNGVPETLLWPLWNRAAEQKRKDRLIDDPMSADLVERIDYDFEGSFGKPNAGHAIRARVIDDALKLWLQKKPAGTVVSLGEGLDTQFWRVDNGKLCWISVDLPESIEVRKRFLPAEERIETITCSALDDLWIKKMPQGSEVFIVMAGLLMYFKEGEVRDLLYRLAEHFGESQIIFDVIPVWLSRKSLKGMKVTKTYTVPLMPWALNYGDYKWFNDIHPHLRIKRQMTYADPFPERMRPYSYLLPFQWLTNRLASGIVQLEITSPKP